A genomic segment from Chitinophaga niabensis encodes:
- a CDS encoding TlpA disulfide reductase family protein, producing the protein MRSIIFMVLICAVCGFRTSPDLKADDVLKRMAEKLNTIKTLRYQYNRKISYPSENYKASTSASIFIDFSGTDTLLGFRYQITDAGYSNIFNGTEQFDLNEKDKTIRLQQQPSAKSFRNISYFYNSIITLKRIIPAVLSDETISKTLKEDDKYYTVQLSLNKRMFNYLEGFSNITAERVIHYRIFIDKATLFPRRVIQTNNVNEDLVQTDFSDIETGAPSPPETSWYYSTYAREYKPKEEKVLQPLAVNTMAPDFTLPGLQGNVSLSALRGKVVLLEFWIRNCGYCIAAVPTLNNYPDVFAINVHDTPADIERFAKNNKATYKMLYNGKKVAEQYGIDAYPMMVIVDKAGKVVYVGSVNKTAIDDILKREEAMPPSR; encoded by the coding sequence ATGAGAAGTATCATTTTTATGGTCCTTATCTGCGCAGTATGCGGCTTTAGAACATCGCCCGATCTGAAGGCGGATGATGTTCTAAAGCGCATGGCAGAAAAGCTGAATACTATTAAAACGCTGCGTTACCAATACAACCGGAAGATCTCTTATCCTTCCGAGAATTATAAAGCCAGCACATCTGCCAGCATATTCATTGACTTTTCGGGTACGGATACCCTGCTTGGTTTCAGATACCAGATAACCGATGCAGGCTACAGCAATATTTTCAATGGTACAGAGCAGTTTGACCTGAATGAGAAAGACAAGACCATCCGCCTGCAACAGCAGCCTTCTGCTAAAAGCTTCCGCAATATTTCCTATTTCTACAATTCCATCATTACCCTGAAACGCATCATACCGGCTGTACTTTCAGATGAAACCATCTCCAAAACACTGAAGGAAGATGATAAATACTACACGGTACAGCTATCCCTCAATAAACGGATGTTCAATTACCTGGAAGGTTTCTCCAACATCACCGCAGAGCGCGTGATCCACTACAGGATCTTTATCGATAAAGCAACCCTGTTCCCCCGCCGGGTGATACAAACCAATAATGTGAATGAGGATCTTGTTCAGACGGATTTCTCAGATATTGAAACAGGCGCTCCTTCCCCACCGGAAACATCCTGGTATTATTCCACTTATGCCAGGGAATATAAACCCAAAGAAGAGAAAGTACTGCAACCTCTTGCAGTGAACACCATGGCACCGGATTTTACACTGCCCGGTCTGCAGGGCAACGTTTCTCTTTCTGCACTAAGAGGAAAAGTTGTACTGCTTGAATTCTGGATCAGGAACTGCGGATACTGTATTGCAGCCGTACCTACCCTGAATAATTACCCGGATGTATTTGCCATTAACGTACATGATACGCCGGCAGATATTGAACGCTTTGCGAAGAACAACAAAGCAACTTACAAGATGCTGTACAATGGAAAAAAGGTAGCGGAGCAATATGGCATTGATGCTTACCCTATGATGGTGATTGTTGATAAAGCCGGGAAAGTAGTGTATGTGGGAAGTGTGAATAAAACCGCGATCGATGATATTTTAAAGCGGGAAGAAGCGATGCCCCCTTCCCGTTAG
- the leuC gene encoding 3-isopropylmalate dehydratase large subunit, protein MPATLFDKVWDSHVVRKIEDGPDVFFIDRHFIHEVTSPVAFLGLESRKLQVMFPEKTFATADHNTPTINQHLPVKDPLSANQLKALETNSAKYGISHWGLGNPKNGIVHVVGPENGITLPGMTIVCGDSHTSTHGAFGAIAFGIGTSEVEMVLSSQCIMQPKPKKMRVKVNGKLGKGVTPKDVTLYIISKLTAAGATGYFVEYAGEVFENMSMEGRMTVCNMSIEMGARGGIIAPDETTFAYIKGREKAPKGEAWDKALAYWKTLKTDADAKFDAEHVYDAADIEPMITYGTNPGMGMGISQHIPQAKAAGGSVASYEKSLDYMGFHEEDAMLGKKVDYVFIGSCTNGRIEDFRAFASIVKGRKKAEHVTAWIVPGSHIVEAQIKEEGILDILTEAGFQLRQPGCSACLAMNDDKVPAGKYAVSTSNRNFEGRQGPGSRTMLASPLVAAAAAVTGVVTDPRVLMAD, encoded by the coding sequence ATGCCTGCTACATTATTTGACAAAGTATGGGATTCACATGTTGTCAGGAAGATTGAAGACGGACCTGACGTGTTCTTTATCGACCGGCACTTTATTCACGAGGTGACCAGCCCGGTGGCTTTCCTGGGACTGGAAAGCAGGAAGCTCCAGGTGATGTTCCCGGAGAAGACCTTTGCTACGGCAGACCACAACACACCTACCATTAACCAGCATTTACCGGTAAAAGACCCGCTTTCCGCTAACCAGCTGAAAGCTTTGGAAACCAATTCCGCCAAATACGGCATTTCCCACTGGGGGCTTGGCAATCCTAAAAATGGCATTGTGCACGTGGTAGGTCCGGAAAACGGCATCACCCTCCCCGGGATGACGATCGTTTGTGGCGACTCTCATACTTCCACGCATGGTGCTTTTGGTGCGATCGCTTTTGGCATCGGTACCTCTGAAGTGGAAATGGTACTGTCTTCCCAATGTATCATGCAGCCTAAACCCAAAAAGATGCGCGTGAAAGTGAACGGCAAACTGGGTAAAGGAGTAACTCCGAAAGACGTAACGCTCTATATTATTTCAAAGCTCACAGCAGCAGGTGCTACCGGTTATTTTGTAGAGTATGCCGGTGAGGTGTTTGAAAACATGAGCATGGAAGGCCGTATGACGGTTTGTAACATGAGTATTGAAATGGGTGCGCGCGGCGGCATCATTGCGCCGGACGAAACCACCTTTGCATATATTAAAGGAAGGGAAAAAGCGCCGAAAGGAGAAGCATGGGATAAAGCCCTGGCTTACTGGAAAACGCTGAAAACAGATGCTGATGCTAAGTTCGATGCAGAGCACGTATACGATGCAGCAGACATTGAACCCATGATCACCTATGGTACCAATCCCGGTATGGGCATGGGCATCAGTCAACATATCCCGCAGGCCAAAGCAGCCGGCGGCAGTGTTGCCAGCTACGAAAAATCCCTGGATTACATGGGCTTCCATGAGGAAGATGCCATGCTGGGTAAAAAGGTAGACTATGTGTTCATCGGCAGTTGCACAAACGGCCGAATTGAAGATTTCCGCGCATTTGCTTCTATTGTAAAAGGCCGTAAAAAAGCAGAACATGTAACGGCATGGATCGTTCCCGGTTCGCATATTGTGGAAGCACAGATCAAAGAAGAAGGTATCCTGGACATTTTAACAGAAGCAGGATTCCAGTTGCGCCAACCAGGCTGTTCTGCCTGCCTGGCCATGAATGATGATAAAGTACCTGCCGGCAAATATGCCGTAAGTACCAGCAACAGGAACTTCGAAGGCCGCCAGGGCCCCGGTTCCCGTACCATGCTGGCCAGCCCTTTAGTGGCAGCAGCAGCAGCGGTAACAGGTGTTGTAACAGACCCAAGGGTATTAATGGCAGACTGA
- a CDS encoding alpha-E domain-containing protein — protein sequence MLSRIADSLYWLNRYMERADGLLRVASTHYILSFDKDVNGNLTWRPVLEMFSTTSDEEIAAIENDTGASLKKLITDTTNDNSLKMIMSRARENARGVQDHITKEVWEEVNSVYHLMNYSTLEVRLANYEAIEVLGAFTRHSVMYAGITDITMARGTGWHFMNLGKYIERCLEALVLISKQYALINYKLDEMRDIMQWRYLLMSLSGYELHLKTYGSSNYNYNVIHQILFNEEFPHAVIYSLARIERHLAEVIKENNSVENANLMRHLGRIHSKVRYTDMETLNDHTLPQFLEELRIELVTFAKKLAQNFFSYS from the coding sequence ATGCTGAGTAGAATTGCAGATTCATTATACTGGCTGAATAGATATATGGAACGGGCAGACGGGCTACTGAGAGTAGCATCCACCCATTACATCCTTTCTTTTGATAAAGACGTGAACGGGAACCTTACCTGGCGCCCCGTGCTGGAAATGTTCAGCACTACTTCCGATGAAGAGATCGCCGCTATAGAGAACGATACCGGTGCCTCTTTAAAGAAGCTGATCACGGATACCACTAACGACAATTCCCTGAAAATGATCATGAGCCGCGCCCGCGAAAATGCAAGAGGCGTGCAGGACCATATCACAAAAGAAGTATGGGAAGAAGTGAATTCCGTATATCATCTCATGAACTATTCCACGCTGGAAGTAAGGCTGGCCAATTATGAAGCGATTGAAGTACTGGGAGCTTTCACCCGCCACAGTGTTATGTATGCCGGCATCACGGACATCACTATGGCCCGCGGTACAGGCTGGCATTTCATGAACCTGGGGAAATATATTGAACGCTGCCTGGAAGCCCTGGTGCTGATCAGTAAACAATACGCGCTGATCAATTATAAACTGGATGAAATGAGGGATATCATGCAATGGCGCTACCTCCTTATGTCCCTCTCCGGTTATGAACTCCATCTGAAAACATACGGTTCTTCCAATTACAACTACAACGTCATTCACCAGATCCTCTTCAACGAAGAATTTCCGCATGCAGTTATTTACTCACTGGCAAGGATAGAAAGACACCTGGCGGAAGTGATCAAAGAAAACAACTCTGTTGAAAATGCAAACCTGATGCGGCACCTGGGAAGGATCCACAGCAAAGTAAGATACACGGATATGGAAACCCTGAACGATCACACGCTCCCCCAATTCCTGGAAGAGCTGCGGATAGAACTCGTAACCTTTGCTAAAAAACTGGCGCAGAACTTTTTCTCTTATTCTTAA
- the leuB gene encoding 3-isopropylmalate dehydrogenase, with protein sequence MATKHILIVPGDGIGQEVTAVGKKVLDKVAAKFGHTFTYDEALIGHVAIEATGNPLPDESLEKMRKSDAVLFGAVGHPKYDNDPSAKVRPEQGLLKMRKELGLYANLRPIKLFDELLGASSIKPEILRGADILFFRELTGDIYFGEKGRKNNGDTAYDIAEYSRFEVERIARKAFDAARTRRKKLCSVDKANVIETSRLWREVVQKIALEYPDVEVEHQFVDATAMLLIKDPKRFDVVVTANLFGDILTDEASQIAGSMGMLASASIGDGTGVYEPIHGSAHDITGKGVANPLASILSAALLLDISFGMKAESELVISAVDKVLKEGFRTRDIADSTTPADKILGTDAMGAEVLKFL encoded by the coding sequence ATGGCAACCAAACATATTTTAATTGTTCCCGGCGATGGGATCGGGCAGGAAGTTACCGCAGTAGGTAAAAAGGTTTTAGATAAGGTAGCGGCTAAGTTTGGCCATACTTTTACTTATGATGAAGCGCTGATAGGCCATGTGGCTATTGAAGCCACAGGTAATCCTTTACCGGATGAATCCCTGGAAAAGATGCGTAAATCTGATGCCGTACTGTTTGGTGCAGTAGGGCATCCTAAATATGATAATGATCCTTCTGCCAAGGTAAGGCCTGAACAGGGGCTGCTGAAAATGCGGAAAGAACTGGGGCTGTACGCGAACCTCCGCCCCATTAAACTATTTGATGAGCTGTTAGGCGCTTCCAGCATTAAACCGGAAATATTGAGAGGGGCAGATATCCTGTTCTTCCGTGAACTCACCGGTGATATTTACTTTGGTGAAAAAGGCCGTAAGAATAATGGTGATACTGCTTACGATATTGCGGAATACAGCCGCTTTGAAGTAGAGCGCATTGCCCGTAAAGCTTTTGACGCTGCACGTACCCGCCGCAAGAAACTCTGCTCTGTAGATAAAGCAAATGTGATTGAAACTTCCCGTCTCTGGAGAGAAGTAGTGCAAAAGATTGCTTTGGAATATCCGGATGTGGAAGTAGAGCATCAGTTTGTGGATGCCACAGCTATGCTGCTGATCAAAGATCCTAAACGTTTTGATGTGGTAGTAACAGCGAACCTGTTTGGAGACATCCTCACAGATGAAGCCTCTCAGATCGCAGGTTCTATGGGCATGCTGGCTTCTGCTTCTATTGGAGACGGCACCGGTGTATACGAGCCTATTCACGGTTCTGCACATGATATTACCGGTAAAGGGGTAGCCAATCCATTGGCGTCTATCCTGTCTGCCGCTTTGCTGCTGGATATTTCCTTTGGCATGAAGGCAGAATCAGAACTGGTGATCAGCGCGGTAGATAAAGTATTAAAAGAAGGTTTCCGCACAAGGGATATTGCAGACAGCACTACACCTGCGGACAAGATATTAGGTACAGACGCGATGGGAGCAGAAGTACTGAAATTCCTCTAA
- a CDS encoding alpha-isopropylmalate synthase regulatory domain-containing protein yields MDTTLRDGEQTSGVSFSPSEKLTIAQLLLTEVKVDRIEIASARVSEGEFAAVKSITKWAKANGLLDRVEVLTFVDGDVSVQWMLKAGAKVMNLLTKGSLNHLTHQLKKKPEEHFAEVGAVIKLAKKKGLECNVYLEDWSNGMRHSKDYVFQYLDFLNTQPVKRVMLPDTLGILTPAEVTSFVSETIQRYPNIHFDFHAHNDYDLGTANVLEGVKAGAHGIHLTINGMGERAGNAPLASAIAVLNDFMPELKTGVAEGSLYKVSKLVETFSGFRIPVNKPVVGENVFTQTAGIHADGDKKNKLYFSDLIPERFGRTRKYALGKTSGKANIENNLQQLGLQLSDPDLKKVTQRIIELGDKKEVVTQADLPYIISDVLDSNTIEEKVTVLDYVLTHSKTLKPSVTLRIAILEEIFEEHSQGDGQYDAFMNALKKVYKKLKQELPVLTDYAVRIPPGGKSDALCETIITWRHSNKEFKTRGLDSDQTVSAIKATQKMLNLI; encoded by the coding sequence ATGGATACCACGCTCCGCGATGGTGAGCAAACGAGCGGTGTTTCTTTTTCCCCTTCGGAAAAATTAACGATCGCCCAGCTTTTATTGACCGAGGTGAAAGTGGACCGTATTGAAATTGCGTCTGCCCGCGTATCCGAAGGTGAGTTTGCAGCCGTGAAGTCTATTACCAAATGGGCTAAGGCAAATGGTTTGCTGGACAGGGTGGAAGTGCTGACCTTTGTGGATGGCGATGTGTCCGTTCAATGGATGCTGAAAGCAGGCGCGAAAGTGATGAACCTGCTTACCAAAGGTTCCCTGAACCATCTTACACATCAGCTGAAGAAAAAACCGGAAGAGCATTTTGCAGAAGTGGGTGCCGTGATCAAACTGGCGAAAAAGAAAGGGCTGGAATGCAATGTATACCTGGAAGACTGGAGCAATGGTATGCGCCATTCCAAAGACTACGTTTTCCAATACCTGGATTTTCTAAATACCCAACCGGTGAAAAGAGTGATGCTGCCGGATACTTTAGGCATCCTCACACCTGCAGAGGTAACATCATTTGTATCTGAAACCATACAGCGTTACCCGAACATCCACTTTGATTTTCACGCGCATAATGATTATGACCTGGGCACTGCGAATGTACTGGAAGGTGTAAAAGCAGGGGCGCATGGTATTCACCTGACCATTAATGGTATGGGAGAAAGAGCAGGTAATGCTCCTTTGGCCAGTGCTATTGCCGTACTGAACGATTTTATGCCGGAACTGAAAACTGGTGTGGCAGAGGGTTCACTGTATAAAGTAAGTAAACTGGTGGAAACATTTTCGGGCTTCAGGATCCCTGTAAATAAACCGGTGGTAGGAGAGAATGTGTTCACGCAAACAGCTGGTATTCATGCAGACGGTGATAAAAAGAACAAATTATATTTCAGTGACCTGATCCCTGAACGTTTTGGCCGCACGCGTAAATATGCTTTGGGCAAAACAAGCGGAAAAGCGAACATTGAGAATAACCTGCAGCAACTGGGCCTGCAACTCTCTGATCCTGATCTGAAAAAGGTAACACAACGGATCATTGAACTGGGAGATAAAAAGGAAGTAGTAACGCAGGCAGACCTGCCTTACATTATTTCTGATGTGCTGGATAGTAATACCATAGAAGAAAAGGTGACGGTGCTGGATTATGTGCTGACGCATTCCAAAACCCTCAAACCTTCTGTAACACTGCGCATCGCTATACTGGAGGAGATCTTTGAAGAACATTCACAGGGCGACGGGCAGTACGATGCATTTATGAATGCACTGAAAAAGGTCTATAAAAAGCTGAAGCAGGAACTGCCTGTTCTTACGGACTATGCCGTACGGATCCCCCCCGGTGGTAAAAGTGATGCACTCTGCGAAACGATCATCACCTGGCGGCACAGTAACAAGGAGTTTAAAACACGCGGACTGGATAGTGATCAAACGGTATCTGCCATCAAGGCCACACAAAAGATGTTAAACTTAATTTAA
- the leuD gene encoding 3-isopropylmalate dehydratase small subunit, producing MAYDKFTILTSSAVPMPIENVDTDQIIPARFLKATERTGFGDNLFRDWRYNGDGTPKQDFVLNNSIYSGKILVAGRNFGSGSSREHAAWAIYDYGFRCVVSSFFADIFKNNSLNIGILPVQVSPEFLDKIFTAIEADPNTQLEVNLPSQKITILATGESEPFDINSYKKLNMTNGYDDIDYLQAMKSEIQTFASKSIY from the coding sequence ATGGCTTACGATAAATTCACAATACTGACCAGCTCAGCTGTTCCCATGCCTATTGAAAATGTGGACACTGACCAGATCATCCCCGCCCGTTTCCTGAAAGCTACTGAACGTACCGGTTTTGGCGATAACCTTTTCCGCGACTGGCGTTACAATGGAGACGGTACACCTAAGCAGGACTTTGTACTCAACAATTCCATCTACTCCGGTAAGATCCTTGTTGCAGGAAGGAACTTTGGCAGCGGCAGCAGCCGTGAGCACGCAGCATGGGCTATTTATGATTATGGTTTCCGTTGCGTGGTATCCAGCTTCTTTGCAGATATCTTCAAGAACAACTCCCTGAACATCGGCATTCTGCCGGTACAGGTGAGCCCTGAATTCCTGGATAAGATCTTTACGGCTATTGAAGCAGATCCCAATACACAACTGGAAGTGAACCTCCCTTCACAAAAGATCACTATCCTGGCTACGGGCGAAAGCGAGCCTTTCGACATCAATTCTTATAAGAAACTAAACATGACCAATGGTTATGATGATATTGATTACCTGCAAGCCATGAAGAGCGAAATACAAACTTTCGCCTCCAAGAGTATCTACTAA
- a CDS encoding circularly permuted type 2 ATP-grasp protein, with translation MRSPTLLHKYSSTAGIWDEMRDTDQVREHYSKVFHALQQLDISILQQKDKFAGELFLSQGITFTVYSDNTGIERIFPFDIIPRIITGKEWDHVEKGIAQRLKALNLFLKDIYGEQAILRDKVVPPELIASCPHYNRDVYGIKVPHDIYLHISGIDLIRGEDGNFYVLEDNLRTPSGVSYMLENREVTKRIFPDMLVANHVRRVSNYPLLLHDILKQMAPTQISNPAVVLLTPGIYNSAYYEHAFLARQMGISLVEGRDLVVDNHKVYMKTTNGLKPVHVIYRRVDDEFLDPLTFRPDSALGVAGLMSAYRKGNVAIVNALGNGVADDKAVYAYVPAMIRYYLNEEPILSNIPTYELENRDAREHVFSNIGNMVVKRTNQSGGYGMIMGNNVTEEEWSKARKEIEKDPRSFIAQPIIKLSTVPCFIDGAFQPRHVDLRPYALYGPNGVQIVPGGLTRVALREGSLVVNSSQGGGSKDTWVVDF, from the coding sequence ATGCGTTCACCGACCTTGCTTCATAAATACAGCAGCACAGCAGGCATCTGGGATGAAATGAGAGACACAGACCAGGTGCGCGAGCATTACAGTAAAGTTTTCCATGCTTTACAGCAGTTGGACATCAGTATCCTTCAGCAAAAGGACAAATTTGCCGGCGAACTCTTCCTCAGCCAGGGCATCACCTTTACGGTCTACAGCGACAACACCGGCATTGAACGGATCTTCCCCTTCGACATCATTCCCCGGATCATTACCGGAAAGGAATGGGACCATGTGGAAAAAGGGATCGCACAGCGGCTCAAAGCCCTCAACCTCTTTTTAAAAGACATTTATGGGGAACAGGCCATCCTGCGGGACAAGGTGGTACCGCCGGAATTGATCGCTTCCTGCCCTCATTACAACCGGGATGTTTATGGTATAAAGGTTCCGCACGACATCTATCTGCATATTTCAGGCATAGACCTGATCCGCGGGGAAGATGGTAATTTCTATGTACTGGAAGATAACCTCCGCACCCCTTCCGGCGTCAGTTACATGCTGGAGAACAGGGAAGTGACCAAACGCATTTTTCCTGACATGCTGGTAGCCAACCATGTGAGAAGGGTCAGCAACTACCCCCTGCTCCTGCACGACATCCTCAAGCAAATGGCTCCCACGCAAATATCCAATCCCGCGGTAGTACTGCTTACACCCGGCATCTATAATTCCGCCTATTACGAACATGCATTCCTTGCCAGGCAAATGGGCATCTCGTTAGTAGAAGGAAGGGACCTGGTGGTGGATAACCATAAAGTATATATGAAAACCACCAATGGCCTCAAACCTGTGCATGTAATATACCGCCGGGTAGATGACGAATTCCTCGATCCCCTCACCTTCCGCCCGGATAGTGCATTGGGTGTTGCAGGACTGATGAGTGCTTACCGTAAAGGGAATGTGGCCATTGTGAACGCATTGGGAAATGGTGTGGCAGATGATAAAGCCGTGTATGCTTACGTGCCTGCCATGATCAGGTATTACCTCAACGAGGAACCCATCCTTTCCAATATCCCCACCTACGAACTGGAAAACAGGGATGCACGTGAACATGTGTTCAGTAATATCGGGAACATGGTAGTAAAACGCACCAACCAATCCGGTGGTTACGGCATGATAATGGGCAACAACGTAACAGAAGAGGAATGGAGCAAAGCCAGGAAGGAGATCGAAAAAGATCCCCGCAGCTTCATTGCGCAACCCATCATTAAACTGTCTACCGTACCCTGTTTTATAGACGGCGCTTTTCAACCAAGGCACGTAGACCTCCGCCCCTATGCACTTTATGGGCCTAATGGTGTGCAGATAGTACCCGGCGGCCTCACAAGAGTAGCCCTGCGCGAAGGTTCCCTGGTGGTGAATTCATCACAGGGCGGCGGCAGCAAAGATACCTGGGTGGTAGATTTTTAA
- a CDS encoding RagB/SusD family nutrient uptake outer membrane protein, with protein MRTIIIFIAAITSLSSCQKLLDTKPVTAVSDEQPIFDKASSETALRGVYRQLASSGYYGETYVTLGYFPSGDIKNLTTGGAANLVNINFRADDVTFNTAWSAIYTTINRANHVISKVPAVQDPALTPALRDQYVGEAKFIRALAYFDLARAWGGVQLILEPTTSLQNRPVLKRSTLEQTYAQIFADLKDAEQLLPDGVNRIRATKRTAWALRARYHLYRKEWALAEEYATKLISLTADYKLLKPFNTWFANDAIGTSESVFELEYSAINPSTIRSQMQHPTNGGTYRYAPTDKFVQLLNDPLVSGGRKTLIGSVTQGGTTIWFGNLYYRKNATDPAYIFRIAELYLIRAEARAQLDNASGSLDDLNEIRKRADVPISGAANKEELLLAIENERRIEFAFEAHRWFDLARTGRAKAVLEALDPNTKVEPYELVFPIPITQIQLDKDLEQNPDYSGK; from the coding sequence ATGAGAACAATCATAATATTTATTGCAGCTATTACTTCATTATCATCCTGCCAGAAATTACTGGACACCAAACCGGTGACTGCGGTATCTGATGAACAACCCATCTTTGATAAAGCATCCAGCGAAACTGCATTGCGGGGTGTGTACCGCCAGCTGGCATCCAGCGGTTATTATGGGGAAACCTATGTAACGCTGGGTTATTTCCCCAGTGGTGATATCAAGAACCTTACAACAGGTGGTGCCGCCAACCTGGTGAATATCAACTTCCGGGCAGACGATGTTACTTTCAATACCGCCTGGAGCGCCATCTATACTACCATCAACCGCGCAAACCATGTGATCAGCAAAGTACCTGCTGTGCAGGACCCTGCATTAACGCCGGCGCTGAGAGATCAATATGTGGGTGAAGCAAAGTTCATTCGCGCACTGGCTTATTTTGACCTGGCAAGAGCATGGGGTGGTGTACAGCTTATACTGGAACCCACTACCTCCCTGCAGAACAGGCCTGTGCTGAAACGTAGTACGCTGGAGCAAACCTATGCGCAGATCTTTGCCGATCTCAAAGATGCGGAACAATTACTGCCTGATGGCGTAAACAGGATCAGGGCCACAAAGAGGACCGCCTGGGCATTACGCGCAAGGTACCATCTCTACAGAAAGGAATGGGCGCTGGCAGAAGAGTATGCCACAAAGCTGATCAGCCTTACAGCGGATTATAAATTACTGAAGCCTTTTAATACCTGGTTTGCAAATGACGCCATCGGTACCAGCGAATCTGTTTTTGAACTGGAATACAGCGCCATCAATCCAAGTACTATCCGTTCACAAATGCAGCATCCTACCAATGGCGGCACTTATCGTTATGCGCCAACGGATAAGTTCGTGCAGCTCCTGAATGACCCGCTGGTATCCGGTGGCCGTAAAACCCTGATAGGCAGTGTAACACAGGGGGGTACCACCATTTGGTTCGGAAACCTCTATTACCGCAAAAATGCAACAGACCCGGCCTACATTTTCAGGATCGCAGAGCTGTACCTCATCAGGGCAGAAGCGCGTGCACAACTGGACAATGCAAGTGGTTCACTGGATGATCTGAATGAGATCAGGAAACGGGCAGATGTACCCATTTCCGGTGCAGCCAATAAAGAGGAGTTATTGCTGGCCATTGAAAATGAAAGAAGGATAGAATTTGCTTTTGAAGCACACCGTTGGTTTGACCTTGCCAGGACCGGCAGGGCTAAAGCAGTACTGGAAGCACTGGACCCGAATACCAAAGTGGAACCCTACGAATTGGTATTCCCCATTCCCATTACACAAATCCAACTGGATAAAGACCTGGAACAGAATCCTGATTACAGTGGAAAATAA
- a CDS encoding transglutaminase family protein: MPTFKIHHTTKYEYDRPVSESMNEVKIFPYQCREQETLQHDVFITGQPEIATYTDYWGNKSGSFNLLHPHKFLSVESRLIIRTTSSSQLEFNFHSGLDQLQKEVAGNLQLIELAAADPIAAQEEISRIAAVIVAESTSVAAIVEKCSEYIFKHFKYIKGITNIETTVDEILEHRAGVCQDFAHLMLQILRSLRIPCRYVSGYICPNKNGMRGQGATHAWAEVWIPEFGWAGIDPTNNVWVTNKHVKLSVGRNFCDCSPVKGTFKGPAVQALSVVVAVSYENGEVFEEVNKVHLPGQPYEPMNGADNGVFAGQQ, encoded by the coding sequence ATGCCTACATTCAAGATACATCATACCACCAAATACGAATACGACAGGCCCGTTTCTGAAAGCATGAACGAAGTGAAGATCTTTCCCTATCAATGCAGGGAACAGGAAACACTGCAACATGATGTTTTCATCACCGGGCAACCTGAAATAGCCACTTATACCGATTACTGGGGTAATAAATCCGGTAGCTTCAACCTGCTGCATCCGCATAAATTCCTGTCTGTGGAAAGCCGGCTCATTATCCGTACCACCAGTTCTTCCCAGCTGGAATTCAATTTTCATTCCGGCCTCGACCAGTTACAAAAAGAGGTGGCAGGTAATCTGCAACTCATAGAACTTGCGGCAGCAGATCCTATTGCCGCACAGGAAGAGATCAGCAGGATTGCAGCGGTCATTGTTGCAGAAAGTACCAGTGTAGCTGCTATAGTAGAGAAGTGCAGCGAATATATCTTCAAACATTTCAAATACATAAAAGGCATTACCAATATTGAAACTACGGTAGATGAAATATTGGAACACCGGGCAGGTGTTTGCCAGGATTTTGCACACCTGATGTTACAGATCCTGCGCAGCCTGCGTATCCCCTGCCGGTATGTGAGCGGGTATATTTGTCCGAATAAGAACGGCATGCGAGGGCAGGGCGCTACACATGCATGGGCTGAAGTATGGATCCCGGAATTTGGATGGGCAGGCATTGACCCTACTAATAATGTATGGGTAACCAATAAACACGTTAAGCTTTCCGTTGGCAGGAACTTTTGTGATTGCAGCCCGGTGAAGGGAACATTCAAAGGCCCTGCTGTACAGGCTTTATCCGTGGTAGTGGCTGTTAGTTATGAGAACGGGGAGGTATTTGAAGAAGTGAATAAAGTGCATTTGCCAGGGCAGCCTTATGAACCCATGAATGGGGCTGATAATGGGGTGTTTGCGGGGCAGCAATAA